A region of Nocardioides sp. JS614 DNA encodes the following proteins:
- a CDS encoding GatB/YqeY domain-containing protein, with translation MSALKERLRADLTASMKARDEVRSSTLRMVLTAITNAEVAGKEHRELSDDDIIGVLSTEAKKRREAAAAFGEGGREEMAAKETAEAAVIADYLPAQLSEQEIADLVTSAIAQTGAAGEGMRAMGKVMGMIQPQVKGRADGGVVAAEVRRQLGAS, from the coding sequence ATGAGCGCGCTCAAGGAGCGTCTGCGCGCCGACCTGACCGCCTCGATGAAGGCCCGCGACGAGGTGCGCTCCTCGACGCTGCGGATGGTGCTCACCGCGATCACCAACGCCGAGGTGGCCGGCAAGGAGCACCGCGAGCTCTCCGACGACGACATCATCGGCGTGCTGTCCACCGAGGCGAAGAAGCGGCGCGAGGCCGCGGCTGCGTTCGGCGAGGGCGGGCGCGAGGAGATGGCCGCGAAGGAGACCGCCGAGGCGGCCGTCATCGCCGACTACCTGCCCGCCCAGCTCAGCGAGCAGGAGATCGCCGACCTGGTGACCTCCGCGATCGCCCAGACCGGAGCGGCCGGGGAGGGCATGAGGGCGATGGGCAAGGTCATGGGCATGATCCAGCCCCAGGTCAAGGGCCGCGCCGACGGTGGTGTCGTGGCCGCGGAGGTACGCCGCCAGCTCGGCGCGTCCTGA